A region of the Nitrospira sp. genome:
TGGCATCGAACTCTCCCCTCGCCGGAAGGAACGGGCCGTCCTGACCTTCACCGGCTCATCGGAGACAGCCGCCACGCAATTCACACTTCATTTCAGCGAAATATTCCCTCGGCGAGACGCCTCCTTCGTCATCGATGGACTAAAGATTGGCTCGCCGTCGGAATCTACGCTGACGACACCGTAAAGGATCACTCATGTCGAAAACCTTGAAACAAGTGCTCACGATCGCCGGCTCGGATTCAGGCGGAGGCGCGGGTATCCAGGCCGATATCAAAGCCATGTCCGCCAATGGTGTGTTCGCCATGTCTGTCATCACCGCGATCACGGCCCAGAATACCGAAGAGGTGACGGATATCTTCGAATTGCCACCGGCCATCATCGCCTCGCAACTCGACGCAATCTTCGATGATTTCGACGTCGCTGCCGTGAAAACCGGGATGTTGTCCTCGGCGGCCCTCGTCGAAGTCGTCGTGAGAATGCTGACCCCTCAGCACGTGACCAACCTGGTCGTGGATCCGGTGATGATTTCCAAGAGCGGTCATGCGCTCTTGCAACCGGACGCGGTCGAAGCAGTCAAGACCACGCTGTTGCCGCTCGCATTGGTCGTGACACCGAACGTGCATGAGGCGCAGCAGTTGTCGGGTATTGAGGTTGCCTCGTTGGCTGATGCTCGGCGAGCCGCCAAGATCATTCATGGATTCGGATGTAAGTATGTGCTGATCAAAGGCGGCCATCTCCTCGCTGAACGGGCGACGGATCTGCTCTACGACGGACGATTTTTTAATCTCTTGAAGGGGGAGTACATCGAGACCCGTCATACGCATGGCACCGGCTGTACGTTCGCCTCCGCGCTGGCGGCGCATCTGGCACGAGGGCAATCCGTCCTGGATGCGGCGCAAGCTGCCAAGTCCTACGTCACCGAAGCGATCCGTCATGGGCTGGCAATCGGCCACGGACAAGGCCCCACGGATCATTTTTATTTCCTAGAACGGTAGCGGTATACCCATGTTTGCACGAGCCTATCCACCCCTCTCATTTTGCTTCACAGGCCTTGGCTGGCTGGTGCTGGCGTCCATCCTCGGGTTGGCGATCCTGATCGGGCTGATTCGTGGCACGCCGCTACCGTCATGGGTCCGGATGCTGCATGTCCATGCCGTCTTGGTCGGTGGTGTGGCCCAGATTATGCTCGGTGGATTTCTCCTATTCATCTCCCCACCTCACGCGGCTGACCGAAAAGAAACCGACTCGCATCCCCTTACATTCTGGGCGCTGAACAGCGGGCTGGTTGGAATGCTCGTGGGGTTCTGGCTGCATCAGTCCCTGATCGTAGGCGTCGCCGGCTTCGTGGTGATTGCCGCATTTTCCTCCGTCATCTACACCGTGTGGATCCGTGCGAGCAGGGCCTGGAAGTTCTCAATCAAAGAGTCTTGGTATTACGCGCTCTCTCTCTTCTGCCTCGTGGGCGGGTCGGCCTTCGGAGAAATTATGGCACTCGGGTTCGTTCCGCAATCCTATGGCTATATGCGGCTTGCGCACATTCACCTGGCGGTGCTCGGCTTTGTGGTGCTGGCCATCATCGGCATGATGCACTATCTCCTCCCGATAATCTGGAGCCGCCCTTTCTTAAGCCTCAAGCTCGCGCAGACAGCGATAGTCTTGATGCCCCTCGGTGTCGCTGTCTTGATCGGCGGATTCTTGAACTCATCGGTCTCGGTTGAAATGGCCGCTGGCGCCATGCTTTTCACAGGCGGAATTCTCTGGACCGGCAATCTGCTTGGAACTTGGCGCGCCTCGACCCACAGCGGCAGCGCCGCCTCGGACCATCTTTTGGTCAGTACCTTCTTTCTCCTGTTCACCATCATCCTCGGCGTGCTTGTCGGAGCGAATCACCTCTCCAGTCCCCCGCGGCTGCCGTACGGCACACTCCACCTCGTCGCCTATACACATATGACGTTCGTCGGCTTCATCGTGAATGCCATCATGGGCGCGTGCTCCTACTTCATTCCCATCACCCTCGCAGCTGATCGTGTCCCCAATACCAAGAAGCGCGGGCCATATCTCCATCAGCTAAACGGGATCATGAACCGCTGGAGATCGGTACAGATCGCCACTCTCTCGCTCGGAACCATGGGGCTTGGCCTCTTGGCCGCACTCACGTGGAATGTGCCGCTGACCTCCATCTACATCCATATTGCAACCTGGATGAGTCTCGGCCTCCTCATCACCGGCTTGGTTCTCTTTTCAGTCAAGCTGACCTCAATCATCGCCAAGAAACCGGACACACTTCGGACAGCACAAACCTCCACTGACGAGCTCAAACTCACGGCCTAACCGTCCGACCAGGCTGCCCCTGCTCCTGACCTCAACCCCCGACTCTGATGGGACTGTTGAATAAAGGGGGCGGTGCTTGAATTGTTGTTATACTGCGCCTTGNNNNNNNNNNNNNNNNNNNNNNNNNNNNNNNNNNNNNNNNNNNNNNNNNNNNNNNNNNNNNNNNNNNNNNNNNNNNNNNNNNNNNNNNNNNNNNNNNNNNTTTGGACCATCCTCCTCTCACCGGAGGCCGCACACCGCTTTTTTCAACAGCCCCTCTGATACAATCCCTCCCATGGAAGAACGGTTCGCATTTCTCGATCCTCAGGGTCATCGGGTCGCCGCCATCTTAACCATCCCTGACGGAGGAACAGACAAGATAGCCATCCTGTGTCACGGGTTTCTTTCATCAAAAACCAGCTCAACGAACAATGCACTGACCCGCATGCTGATCGACCGAGGCATCGCCACCTTTCGCTTCGACTTCTTCGGCCAGGGAGAAAGCGAAGGCCCGTTCGATCAGATTACCGTCAGTTTGGCAGTTGAACAGGCACAGCGCGCGGTCGATCTCATAAGGGAGCGTGGTTATCGCCACAGCGGCCTGATGGGATCAAGCTTCGGCGGTCTGGTTGCGACGCTGACTGCGTCTCAACGAACGGACTTGGCCTGTCTCGCCCTGAAGTGTCCTGTCGTCGACTTCGCCGAGGAGCTACAGCTCGCATTCGGAGACGATGGAATGGCGCAATGGAAAGCAACTGACACGATTCCGAATATTATGGGCGGCTCCAACCGAATCGCCCTCCACTATTCCTTTTATGAAGATGCGCTCCAGCAGATCGCCTACGTCTCCGCACGATCAATCACGGCTCCAACCGTCATTGTGCAGGGCGACCAGGACGAGCATGTCCCGCTCCATCAAAGTCAGCGGCTCTATGAAGCGCTACAGATCAAGAAACATCTCGAGCTGTTGCCCGGTGCCGACCATCAGTTCACGAAGGGGACCGACTTCACGCGAATGACTCAAACCCTTGCGGATTGGCTGACACAGCACCTCTCGACGACTCGGCCCTGACGCGATGTCTCAGGGGTGCTGAATTTCTTGGAGCACAAACTGCTTTGGAAGCAGGACGGGAAGAATCACACCGATCGGATCGCCACGCTTGATCGTCGTGGGCTTGTGCAACTGTAACAGAAAATTGGCGGTGAAGGCTTCGTAGTCTGGCAACCAGACATACTGATTCGGCGTGCGCTTATACTCCTGCGTCTTGATACCCTCCCAAACGGTAAACGTCCGGTCCGGGTGATGATAGAAGTGGTTGGGGAGATCCTTCATCATCAAGCCGACATGTTTGGGATAGTACAGCCGGACCCCACAACAGAGCTTCGGATACCCGCTGTTTAGAATCAAATCGACGTACATCCCGGAAAATGTCTTGTAGCCGAGCAGTCGCTCTTCCTGTGAAATCGGCGGCGATTGCCACTGAACCCCTGATGCGGTGCGGCGTAATTTGATATCGGCCGGACAACGAATAAGCCAGCCGTAGTTGCCCACGGTCCGGACCGGCCCACAGTCGTCCGGCAACACCTTGTATCCACTGGCAGCCAGCGTCCGTTGCTCATCCAGCGTCATCTGACTCAACATCGGCCGGTGAGGATGAAAATCTAACTTCAGCCGTTCCGGCGGAAAGGCAGTGGAGTATTCCCGCTCCCAATAGATGACAATCTTGTCAGCCCCCTCATCCGATGTGGAAGCTTCTACGGATTCTTTTTCCATGGACGATGACAATAATCGAATGAGCCAAGTTAGTACAAGGGGCTCATCGACAGAATTCCTGAGGGTTCGCTTGGACAGTCTCGTTCTCACAGGGCATACCCCCCCCTCAACTTTTTACCGATTCCTTCCGAAGAAGCTGTATCGCTCTGCGGGTGATGTGCTGCCTTCTGAACCCACCTGCAGAAACGGTGCTGCGTGTATCTTGAGTCGCGGGATGGAGATTCCCGCTTGGGACGATTGAGACCACACTGAGAAGTCTAGGATCCACGTTTTGCTTAGTGGTCTGCCAGCACACGTATCATGAAGGGACAGAGCGTAAGGAGACGCGTGACCAATGCCGAAGATCGATGAACTCTTTCGCATGATGATCGACCATGGAGCGTCAGATCTCCATCTGGTTGCAGGACAAGTCCCGACCTTGCGCATCAACGGTGAATTGGAACGCCTGCCGGGGACGGCAGTGCTCGACAACCAAGGACTCCATGACCTGCTCTACGAGATTGCACCAAGCCCGAAGAAGGAGGTATTCGAAGCGACGGGCGATGTGGACTTTGGGTATGAGATCCCCGGCATAGCCCGCTTCCGTTCTAATTTCTTCAACCACAAATACGGGATGGGGGCGGTGTTTCGAAAGATTCCCACCACCATCCTCTCTGCCGAGGCATTAGGTCTTCCACCCGTGCTCACACGCGCCGCGATGTTGCGGAAAGGACTGGTCCTAGTCACAGGCCCCACCGGGAGCGGAAAGTCGACCACGTTAGCGGCGATGGTCGACTATGCGAATAGCCACAGGAAAGATCACATTCTGACCATCGAAGATCCGATCGAGTTCGTCCACCAAAGCAAGAGCTGCATCGTCAACCACCGAGAGATCGGTTTGCACACCATCACATTCGGTTCAGCTCTGCGCGGAGCCCTCCGGGAGGATCCGGATATTATTCTCGTCGGCGAGATGCGGGACCTCGAGACCATTGCGTTGGCGGTGGAGGCGGCAGCAACCGGGCATCTGGTATTCGGGACACTGCACACGGAGAACGCCGCCAAGACCGTCGACCGCATCATCGAAGTCTTTCCTGCCTCAGAGCAGTCACAGATTCGCAACACCCTGTCCACAGCGCTCCGCGTCGTGGTGGCCCAGAATCTTTTCAAGCGAATCGATCAGAAAGGGCGGTGTGCCGCACTGGAAATTTTGGTCTGCACGCCGGCCGTCAGCAATCTCATCCGGGACGCCAAAACGGTCCAGATTGCCTCACAAATGCAGACAGGAAAGAACGTCGGCATGCAGACCCTGGATGACGCCATTCAGGATCTCCTCACAAAGAAATGGATTTCGCCCGAGGAGGCGTACGAGAAATGCATCGACAAGAATCGATTCGCCAAACTCCTCAAAACCCCGCCGGATGCGCTGCAATAGTCTGGGCTAGACTGTGCATGCTTTGGAATTCACAGACAGCAGACGATGCGCTATCGCGCTCTCAGAACAATCACCGTGCACAAAACAAGACCCGACCCCATATTTTCAGATAGCGGAACTAGGCCGATATGAGCAGCCTCAATCATCGGCATTATATTTCTTCCCAGTTCGTTCTGTTGGTTCCATCGCTTGAGAATTGTCCTTCCATCGACAAAATTATCTTGAATTGCCAAGCGATCCAGTTCAATCCAGATCGACTCATCCCACTTGCTAAAACACGGGACAAACCTACGCCACATCGAAAGCGGATAATTCTGGTTATATGTCGCCTCATCAAAATCTGAGAAGTCAAAGAGACTCACGCCGCCTATGCTCCGTACAAACGGATAATGACGAGGACCGCATCCAGTTCCCCATCTGTCCATGTCAGGCATGGGTGGGTTCGGAAGAATGCCGCCGTCGGCCAAGATGCCTTCAAAGCGTTCAACACTAGTCGTGTGCCAAATACCTTCTCTGAGAATTTCTGGGAACACCGCGTTCCTTTGAATAAGCGAATTGCCTACAACCGTGTCTCGCTTGCGGCTTGATGAATCCGTGTCGATACGCGAGTTAGGC
Encoded here:
- the thiD gene encoding bifunctional hydroxymethylpyrimidine kinase/phosphomethylpyrimidine kinase, with protein sequence MSKTLKQVLTIAGSDSGGGAGIQADIKAMSANGVFAMSVITAITAQNTEEVTDIFELPPAIIASQLDAIFDDFDVAAVKTGMLSSAALVEVVVRMLTPQHVTNLVVDPVMISKSGHALLQPDAVEAVKTTLLPLALVVTPNVHEAQQLSGIEVASLADARRAAKIIHGFGCKYVLIKGGHLLAERATDLLYDGRFFNLLKGEYIETRHTHGTGCTFASALAAHLARGQSVLDAAQAAKSYVTEAIRHGLAIGHGQGPTDHFYFLER
- a CDS encoding cbb3-type cytochrome c oxidase subunit I; the protein is MFARAYPPLSFCFTGLGWLVLASILGLAILIGLIRGTPLPSWVRMLHVHAVLVGGVAQIMLGGFLLFISPPHAADRKETDSHPLTFWALNSGLVGMLVGFWLHQSLIVGVAGFVVIAAFSSVIYTVWIRASRAWKFSIKESWYYALSLFCLVGGSAFGEIMALGFVPQSYGYMRLAHIHLAVLGFVVLAIIGMMHYLLPIIWSRPFLSLKLAQTAIVLMPLGVAVLIGGFLNSSVSVEMAAGAMLFTGGILWTGNLLGTWRASTHSGSAASDHLLVSTFFLLFTIILGVLVGANHLSSPPRLPYGTLHLVAYTHMTFVGFIVNAIMGACSYFIPITLAADRVPNTKKRGPYLHQLNGIMNRWRSVQIATLSLGTMGLGLLAALTWNVPLTSIYIHIATWMSLGLLITGLVLFSVKLTSIIAKKPDTLRTAQTSTDELKLTA
- a CDS encoding alpha/beta fold hydrolase; this translates as MEERFAFLDPQGHRVAAILTIPDGGTDKIAILCHGFLSSKTSSTNNALTRMLIDRGIATFRFDFFGQGESEGPFDQITVSLAVEQAQRAVDLIRERGYRHSGLMGSSFGGLVATLTASQRTDLACLALKCPVVDFAEELQLAFGDDGMAQWKATDTIPNIMGGSNRIALHYSFYEDALQQIAYVSARSITAPTVIVQGDQDEHVPLHQSQRLYEALQIKKHLELLPGADHQFTKGTDFTRMTQTLADWLTQHLSTTRP
- a CDS encoding type IV pilus twitching motility protein PilT produces the protein MPKIDELFRMMIDHGASDLHLVAGQVPTLRINGELERLPGTAVLDNQGLHDLLYEIAPSPKKEVFEATGDVDFGYEIPGIARFRSNFFNHKYGMGAVFRKIPTTILSAEALGLPPVLTRAAMLRKGLVLVTGPTGSGKSTTLAAMVDYANSHRKDHILTIEDPIEFVHQSKSCIVNHREIGLHTITFGSALRGALREDPDIILVGEMRDLETIALAVEAAATGHLVFGTLHTENAAKTVDRIIEVFPASEQSQIRNTLSTALRVVVAQNLFKRIDQKGRCAALEILVCTPAVSNLIRDAKTVQIASQMQTGKNVGMQTLDDAIQDLLTKKWISPEEAYEKCIDKNRFAKLLKTPPDALQ